In Bactrocera oleae isolate idBacOlea1 chromosome 5, idBacOlea1, whole genome shotgun sequence, a genomic segment contains:
- the mei-41 gene encoding serine/threonine-protein kinase ATR, protein MSTKRKDIWKLLYNLVSRDGTDLNDVFAFVDDILCREPSLIRPSLRELNNRFQDTFVLWIINKFINGLGVSNVKCNANSFSTEGMHRRNIQLQEKILQSCLVNRALLFERLVAAYIKAIEQLTNGLQLLDEQQDISQVGIETERKQFLEVTAFFSEDLCLREIDADFSFEPIRVSYHVVDERVRSLLQVLHTAALIGYPLFPQIFAESLLSVLQVVRECDLTTKLLALRYCQKIFELACKCTELLEHYGQLTMQGLALIWVQVPLWLHARCMRLEELDDFKDVTIAIIRVLKDFGNELQWTRRALTMLALSILYNCTELEPKAQYENDSKNLGELIREIVTFIIQLPLEEGEEDVIVEDVEKLTILSERSEIALLLLSVILARADDKSEKRQRALKFLKTKIFDTLYMREIKVDSLKRLKQWLQALIYAEHRLCQRKQLNALLKNTVKEVVQENYYNGINLFASLVDDEYILQLDQVISRYHENSFSLDFKDFELATLYLDVCALLMNSITLRGALDTKTQIILLQRISNPLEAATQERHPSRNLQAAAFESFRLLASLNIHGPDEVTAHLRKLYEGLMSRIFDANPKMESAELLMKFRTAFCEHFHTLIARGWLTLDRVLRDFVVPVADMPSILMEMLRNSYCTGAGASTCRIFLRLSPLVTSDVAFQEHIIICQLCDGNICSTATDVEAYIRSNKVTLLECKSQSKFLAKGRKPLPLLPVAVRRKLCETLLTQKNAENTSIGHHLEFSRISADDLFSVLQRAQHISKLNLEILHTLVPKLFTAGDELLVMKFAKFLLQQILKSLQTQSTAASTLSSSSSTSLLSPTSQRQTQLKLLELITCCAHSDISEIWLFHLFKLTFFYLLHPQSQVVQEAVLCATEMCAKHGLQPVRLWNWYKRDALTLVVQLAVQIFLKNGVRLTRSLKAFTKMLGFSCVQEFICRYYRLLATMILPYCVKEPLCKGLIVCISKVTRKPISTIFVASFLRIYTHIYLTEEAEVGNKCIELIVRCTEFSLKKLMNTDVKQTVSEFLIYFNRNPQFVMKAFQCLLFNDTGNGSSGVTASSSKSSSIPKTQSANTGDFAKFIADRFLGVITYFETCLAEPTFEKPLKEEALYSLGQILRFVGAKHVTQFRFKIIAMLSFVLSLQDRHLQSICLKVWNIFLHIVNIEELGPSLSRIVASLQPLLAHSESEVNAIYEFVILKNDSLLGAYIPDLYFVEQLKGVAPTISQCVARQTEILKSERSTLLEKIAFLYRQITNENSQVRIYGLTYLRNFVATNRIDINHLVLSEMLVDPLIENLVDTLVAGCKHEDTNLQLSSAKCLGELGAIDPSYITTNHTFEQRDDLPLSVHTDGFAIMALTELCRAYQFQKDTKYVDNFSLAIQETLAVCGVSPRENKKLNVWEALPSRMRQVMEPLLTSCYTNSRRESSCAEHPIFNSSYCRSYADWAFNWAARLIDFVQADETKHLLNSYKPSIKRDNNTLITFFPYVLLHALQDGTDSQRQKMYEEFEAVFSFSSAGIDEQPVYEASGLKEFVSAKYATDLTTTVESAQRTRNSQMVQYDGLEHIGRTCTKLCSEQIDFLQRWVREWQRINSVGAKVNEEDKNYKCVRDFLRRFNKLLIAKANYHSDEYARALMYLEAYIEEEDTHPRLQEQISFLIEIHGELLDADSVEGAVYVKKTSLSLDEEIMVNRIVDRPQELQTCYEQLMCSDEPISQEHIKGMINCYLRMDTPETALLITDGLWQKLTDHYTDDYFKECKSELLWRLGRYDELQELLEDSVVRRKTSNWNIQCAEAFLLYRQPITDSQSQEQTTVLTDFTHHLDVIRRNVLATMRSCSVINHKSYPYSYEDVVKLHLLNEMEKNKQLTHEVIASYGVEAKATQCLTNVREFFTDWDSRLRVLQPVVRVMEPILCFRRNLLVESKRLLSAASQNTQPSALRQSVVNAIDGEIGKLWLRSVQMYREAGSLQQAQLCIMKATEYAPKTLFIEKAKLLWQKGDQAHAFKLLEEQLERMEAQCERNVRTLSAGDRALYAEAKYLQATYSADSMNSCAELNLRYFREAILGNHNSEKCYVQLAQYMEKIYESFSAEQQHGDIGRKLLLDIMVNYAKSLKSGCENVYQSLPRLLSLWLDFTSRCASVCEAASSDSALAAKANTMQEVAKKMNELMNNCANALPTAIFYTAFSQLLSRICHPSSDVFAVLRTIVIKLLENFPQQSLWMLLPILKSSQTNRVKRCKLIFTDARLAKPQFQKQLNDFNILAERLIELTNKDVAHDRTYELSALVKQLPKLFEDPKFSNILLPFEKYMQASFPLTSATSSLDLNLSLGNLERTSSSSSSSSSSTSSSPLSVPANPFPYQQIFICGIKEEITVLRSAAKPKKISIQCSDGKCYEVMVKPKDDLRKDFRLMEFNGLVKRFLHQDSQARHRCLRIRTYAAIPFNEECGLVEWLPKLNSFRAICNSVYRMRGLGLPDRMLRQCALPRTDPIEKKRSVFLDTLLPAHPPVFQEWLRRRFCTPNSWYEARCAYVKTVAVMSMVGYILGLGDRHGENLLFDETTGDAVHVDFNCLFNQGEHFAYPELVPFRLTHNMVYAMGPLGVEGMYRCCCEITIRVLKKQSKTLMSVLRPFVYDLVALNRSFSGKTKPSLELTDPKALIDVRRIEERLQGYVKRTQANSMPLSTEGQVNFLIAEATSIDNLAAMYIGWGSYI, encoded by the exons GCGACTGGAAGAGTTGGATGACTTTAAAGATGTCACCATTGCAATAATCCGAGTACTGAAGGATTTCGGTAATGAGTTGCAGTGGACGCGACGTGCCTTAACCATGTTGGCCTTAAGTATTCTATATAATTGCACTGAATTAGAGCCAAAAGCTCAATATGAGAATGATAGCAAAAATTTGGGTGAACTTATTCGTGAGATCGTTACATTTATTATTCAATTGCCATTGGAAGAAGGGGAGGAAGACGTAATCGTTGAAGATGTCGAAAAGCTTACCATATTATCGGAGAGAAGTGAAATCGCTCTGCTGTTATTATCGGTGATACTTGCACGTGCAGATGACAAAAGCGAAAAACGGCAGCGGGCTTTGAAGTTtctaaaaacgaaaattttcgaTACATTATATATGCGCGAAATTAAAGTAGATTCGTTAAAGCGTTTAAAGCAATGGTTGCAAGCACTAATATACGCAGAGCATCGGCTTTGTCAACGTAAGCAGTTAAACGCTTTACTTAAAAACACCGTCAAGGAAGTGGTGCAGGAAAATTACTACAAtggtattaatttatttgcctCGTTAGTAGATGACGAGTATATTTTACAGTTGGATCAAGTTATCTCCCGGTACCACGAAAATTCATTTTCACTGGATTTTAAAGATTTCGAGCTTGCCACGTTATACCTTGATGTTTGCGCATTGCTTATGAATAGTATTACTTTACGAGGCGCGCTGGACACAAAAACGCAGATTATTTTGCTACAGCGCATAAGTAATCCTTTAGAAGCCGCCACGCAGGAACGCCATCCCTCTCGAAATTTGCAGGCTGCAGCATTTGAGTCATTTCGCTTGCTTGCAAGTTTAAACATTCATGGACCAGATGAGGTAACTGCTCATTTACGTAAGCTCTATGAAGGCTTAATGAGTAGGATCTTTGATGCGAATCCGAAAATGGAGTCCGCTGAATTATTGATGAAGTTTCGTACAGCATTTTGCGAACACTTCCACACATTGATAGCTCGTGGCTGGTTGACTTTGGATCGAGTATTGCGCGATTTTGTTGTTCCTGTGGCAGATATGCCGTCCATATTGATGGAAATGCTGCGTAATTCCTACTGTACCGGAGCCGGTGCTTCCACGTGTCGCATATTCCTAAGATTGTCACCTCTCGTCACATCTGATGTAGCTTTCCAGGAGCATATCATTATTTGCCAACTTTGTGACGGAAACATTTGCTCAACTGCAACAGATGTAGAGGCGTATATACGTTCTAATAAAGTCACCTTACTTGAGTGCAAAAGTCAAAGTAAATTCTTGGCGAAAGGGCGGAAACCGCTGCCATTACTGCCGGTGGCAGTGCGTCGCAAATTATGTGAAACTTTGCTCACACAAAAGAACGCAGAAAATACATCGATTGGCCATCACCTAGAATTCTCACGCATTAGCGCAGACGATTTGTTCAGTGTATTGCAGAGAGCACAGCATATCTCTAAACTGAATCTTGAGATATTACACACGCTCGTGCCAAAATTGTTTACTGCTGGTGATGAGCTACTTGTCATGAAATTCGCAAAATTTCTGCTGCAACAAATACTGAAATCACTGCAAACACAATCCACAGCAGCGTCAACATTGTCTTCGAGCTCTTCAACTTCTTTGTTGTCGCCGACTTCACAACGCCAGACGCAGCTAAAGTTGCTGGAACTCATTACCTGCTGTGCGCACAGCGACATAAGTGAAATATGgctttttcatttattcaaacTTACTTTCTTTTATCTCTTGCACCCACAATCGCAAGTCGTGCAGGAGGCTGTGCTGTGCGCAACCGAAATGTGTGCTAAACATGGCTTGCAACCAGTGCGGCTATGGAATTGGTACAAACGTGATGCGCTAACTTTGGTTGTGCAATTGGCAGTGCAGATATTCCTGAAGAACGGTGTGCGACTGACACGCTCACTCAAAGCT TTTACTAAAATGCTAGGTTTCTCGTGCGTACAAGAGTTTATCTGCCGTTACTATCGCCTCTTGGCGACCATGATTCTGCCATATTGTGTAAAAGAGCCCCTGTGCAAAGGACTCATCGTTTGCATATCGAAAGTGACACGAAAACCGATCTCCACGATCTTTGTCGCTTCATTTCtgcgcatatacacacatatttacctaACTGAAGAGGCGGAAGTAGGAAACAAGTGCATTGAATTGATTGTGCGTTGCACTGAATTCAgtttaaagaaattgatgaataCAGATGTGAAG CAAACGGTGTCCGAGTTTCTGATCTACTTCAATCGCAATCCGCAGTTTGTCATGAAGGCGTTTCAGTGTCTGCTCTTCAACGATACTGGCAATGGCAGCTCAGGTGTAACAGCTTCGAGTAGCAAGTCTTCGAGCATACCGAAAACTCAAAGTGCCAACACTGGTGATTTTGCAAAATTCATAGCCGACCGCTTTCTTGGCGTGATCACCTACTTCGAGACCTGTCTTGCCGAACCCACTTTTGAGAAACCACTTAAGGAGGAGGCGCTCTATAGTCTGGGACAGAtattgcgttttgtgggcgctAAGCACGTAACACAGTTCCGTTTTAAAATCATTGCCATGCTGAGCTTTGTGCTGTCGCTGCAGGATCGTCACCTGCAATCCATTTGCTTAAAGGTTTGGAATATTTTCCTACACATTGTGAACATTGAAGAGTTGGGGCCATCACTGAGTCGCATCGTGGCTTCGCTACAACCGTTATTGGCGCACAGCGAATCTGAGGTGAACGCCATTTATGAGTTTGTGATATTGAAGAATGACAGTTTGCTCGGTGCTTACATACCCGATTTGTATTTTGTCGAGCAACTTAAGGGTGTTGCGCCCACCATAAGTCAGTGTGTCGCACGTCAAACAGAGATACTGAAAAGCGAGCGCTCAACGTTGCTAGAGAAGATCGCATTTCTTTATCGGCAAATTACCAATGAGAACTCACAAGTGCGCATTTACGGCCTCACATATTTGCGAAATTTCGTGGCGACTAATCGCATTGACATCAATCATCTGGTGTTAAGCGAAATGCTTGTCGACCCGTTAATTGAGAATCTCGTAGATACCTTGGTGGCTGGTTGCAAGCACGAGGACACAAATTTGCAGCTATCATCGGCGAAATGTTTAGGCGAGTTGGGCGCCATTGATCCCAGTTATATAACAACGAATCACACGTTTGAGCAGCGTGATGATTTGCCGCTGAGTGTGCACACCGATGGGTTTGCCATAATGGCGTTGACTGAGCTTTGTCGCGCTTATCAGTTTCAAAAGGACACCAAGTATGTTGATAATTTCTCTCTTGCCATACAGGAGACACTAGCGGTTTGTGGTGTATCGCCGCGTGAGAATAAAAAGCTGAACGTCTGGGAGGCGTTGCCATCGCGCATGCGTCAGGTAATGGAGCCGCTGCTCACTTCGTGCTATACAAACTCGCGACGTGAAAGTAGTTGTGCCGAGCATCCGATTTTCAATAGCAGTTATTGTCGAAGCTACGCCGACTGGGCATTCAATTGGGCAGCGCGCCTTATTGACTTTGTGCAAGCAGATGAAACAAAGCATCTGCTGAACTCCTACAAGCCGAGTATAAAACGTGATAATAACACGCTGATTACATTTTTCCCTTATGTATTATTGCATGCGCTACAAGATGGCACCGATAGTCAGCGGCAAAAGATGTACGAGGAGTTTGAGGCGGTTTTCAGCTTCAGTAGTGCAGGTATTGACGAACAGCCGGTCTACGAGGCATCGGGTCTGAAGGAGTTCGTATCGGCTAAATACGCCACCGATCTAACAACGACGGTAGAATCGGCGCAACGTACGCGCAACAGTCAGATGGTGCAATATGATGGGTTGGAACACATTGGACGCACTTGCACCAAACTGTGTTCGGAACAAATCGACTTCTTGCAACGTTGGGTTCGAGAATGGCAGCGAATAAATAGCGTTGGCGCTAAGGTGAATGAGGAGGATAAAAACTATAAGTGTGTGCGTGATTTTCTGCGCCGTTTCAACAAACTGCTGATTGCCAAGGCCAATTATCACTCCGATGAGTATGCGCGTGCGCTTATGTACCTAGAGGCATATATTGAAGAAGAGGACACACATCCGCGCCTGCAGGAGCAAATTTCTTTTCTGATTGAGATACATGGCGAGTTGCTTGATGCAGATTCGGTCGAAGGCGCCGTATACGTGAAGAAGACGAGTCTCAGCTTAGATGAAGAAATTATGGTTAATCGCATCGTGGATCGGCCACAAGAGTTACAGACCTGCTACGAGCAGCTAATGTGCAGCGACGAGCCTATTAGTCAGGAGCATATAAAGGGCATGATTAACTGTTATTTGCGCATGGATACACCCGAAACAGCGCTGTTGATCACCGATGGGCTATGGCAGAAACTAACCGATCACTACACTGACGATTATTTTAAAGAATGCAAATCGGAGCTGCTATGGCGACTGGGACGCTATGATGAATTGCAAGAGCTGCTCGAGGACTCTGTTGTACGTCGGAAAACGTCCAATTGGAATATACAATGCGCCGAAGCTTTCCTGCTTTACCGACAGCCAATCACCGACAGTCAGTCACAAGAGCAAACAACGGTGTTGACGGATTTCACACATCATCTGGACGTGATACGCCGCAATGTGTTGGCGACAATGCGCAGCTGCTCCGTTATAAATCACAAATCTTATCCATATTCCTATGAAGATGTTGTTAAACTCCATTTGCTCAACGAAATGGAGAAGAATAAGCAACTCACACACGAGGTAATTGCCAGCTATGGAGTTGAAGCAAAAGCTACACAATGTCTTACGAATGTGCGCGAATTCTTCACCGACTGGGACAGCCGCTTGCGCGTGTTGCAGCCAGTGGTGCGCGTCATGGAACCAATACTTTGCTTCCGCCGCAATCTACTCGTTGAGAGCAAGCGTTTGCTTTCCGCCGCTTCACAAAACACTCAGCCGTCAGCGTTGCGACAAAGCGTTGTTAACGCCATTGATGGTGAAATCGGTAAACTATGGCTGCGCAGTGTGCAGATGTATCGCGAAGCTGGCAGTCTACAGCAAGCGCAATTATGCATTATGAAAGCGACGGAGTATGCGCCCAAGACGCTCTTCATCGAGAAGGCCAAACTTTTGTGGCAGAAAGGGGACCAGGCGCATGCGTTCAAATTGCTTGAAGAGCAGTTGGAGCGCATGGAAGCGCAGTGCGAGCGCAATGTACGCACACTCAGCGCAGGTGATCGCGCTCTATATGCGGAAGCGAAATACCTACAAGCCACGTACAGCGCCGATTCGATGAACAGTTGCGCCGAGTTAAATCTGCGCTACTTTCGTGAAGCCATACTCGGCAATCATAACTCGGAGAAATGCTATGTGCAATTGGCACAGTACATGGAGAAAATATATGAATCGTTCTCAGCGGAACAGCAGCACGGTGATATCGGCCGCAAGCTGTTGCTTGATATCATGGTAAACTATGCAAAGTCATTAAAGAGCGGCTGTGAGAATGTATATCAATCGCTGCCGCGGCTGCTGAGCCTTTGGCTGGACTTCACTTCGCGCTGCGCATCGGTTTGTGAAGCCGCGTCCAGTGATTCGGCACTCGCTGCCAAGGCAAACACCATGCAAGAGGTGGCTAAAAAAATGAATGAGCTCATGAACAACTGTGCCAATGCGCTGCCCACCGCCATATTCTACACGGCTTTCTCACAATTGCTGAGTCGTATATGCCATCCGTCGAGCGATGTGTTCGCCGTTCTCCGTACAATTGTTATTAAGTTGCTTGAAAACTTTCCGCAGCAGTCCTTGTGGATGTTGCTGCCAATACTTAAGTCGTCGCAAACAAATCGTGTGAAGCGCTGCAAATTGATTTTTACCGATGCACGTCTCGCAAAGCCACAATTCCAAAAACAGCTGAACGATTTCAATATACTGGCCGAACGTTTAATTGAGTTGACGAACAAAGACGTGGCGCACGATCGAACCTATGAACTGAGCGCGCTTGTCAAGCAACTGCCAAAATTATTTGAGGATCCGAAATTCTCCAACATTTTGTTGCCTTTCGAGAAGTACATGCAAGCGTCGTTCCCTTTGACATCTGCTACATCGTCGTTGGACTTAAATTTGTCGCTGGGTAACTTAGAGCGAACGTCATCATCATCTTCGTCATCGTCATCGTCGACGTCTTCAAGTCCATTGTCTGTGCCGGCGAATCCATTTCCttatcaacaaatttttatttgtggcaTTAAAGAAGAAATCACAGTGTTGCGTTCAGCTGCAAAGCCGAAAAAGATTAGCATCCAATGCAGCGACGGTAAGTGCTACGAAGTGATGGTGAAACCAAAAGACGATTTACGAAAAGACTTTCGATTGATGGAATTTAATGGACTGGTTAAAAGGTTCCTGCATCAAGACTCACag GCACGTCATCGTTGCCTTCGTATTCGCACCTACGCTGCCATACCATTTAATGAGGAATGCGGTCTGGTGGAGTGGCTGCCTAAGTTGAACTCCTTTCGCGCCATTTGCAACTCGGTTTATCGTATGCGCGGCTTGGGATTACCCGATCGTATGCTGCGTCAGTGCGCGTTGCCTCGAACGGATCCAATAGAAAAGAAACGCAGCGTGTTTCTAGACACGCTATTGCCCGCCCATCCGCCTGTCTTCCAGGAGTGGTTACGTCGACGCTTTTGCACGCCCAACAGTTGGTATGAAGCGCGTTGCGCTTACGTCAAAACCGTTGCCGTTATGTCTATGGTAGGCTATATTCTAGGGTTGGGTGATCGCCATGGTGAAAACTTGCTCTTCGATGAGACGACTGGTGATGCGGTGCATGTCGACTTCAATTGCCTCTTCAACCAGGGCGAGCACTTCGCCTATCCAGAATTAGTGCCCTTCCGCCTCACCCACAACATGGTATATGCCATGGGACCATTGGGCGTTGAAGGCATGTACCGATGTTGTTGTGAGATAACAATACGTGTGCTGAAAAAGCAATCGAAAACTTTGATGTCAGTTTTGCGACCGTTCGTCTATGATCTTGTGGCGCTGAACCGTAGTTTCAGCGGTAAGACCAAACCCTCACTAGAGTTGACCGATCCCAAGGCTTTGATAGATGTGCGTCGCATCGAGGAAAGATTGCAGGGCTAT GTGAAGCGCACGCAGGCAAACAGCATGCCTCTGTCTACCGAAGGTCAAGTGAATTTTTTGATAGCAGAAGCTACGAGTATTGACAATCTGGCTGCCATGTACATTGGCTGGGGTTCTTATATTTAA